Sequence from the Helianthus annuus cultivar XRQ/B chromosome 13, HanXRQr2.0-SUNRISE, whole genome shotgun sequence genome:
GGTaacctacctaagtgcgacaattgttggcgtcatcataccgggcgatTTAGATATGAAAAATGTGATATTTGTGGCAAAGTGGGGCATGCCAAGGAGACGTGTTGGAACGATGTTGGACATGGAAATGAAGGTCGAAGTCTGAGGCCTAAGTGCGATAGGTGCGGAAAGGAAGGACACAGTAAGGATGCCTGTTGGGCGAAGTATCCCAAACAAGGAGGAAATGATGATGGCAACCAAGATGGAAACTATAGTTGTAGAGTTCTAGGTTGCTTCAAATGTGGGGACgtggggcactttaggaaagatttcCCTAGGAAGAAC
This genomic interval carries:
- the LOC110900797 gene encoding cold shock domain-containing protein 3-like, translating into MTALKPPTFIDAIDLSVALTKEAIRLGKFSTSEEKKETHARSSGKNKRKLTDFQKGTWANNNNNAKKGKGYMGNLPKCDNCWRHHTGRFRYEKCDICGKVGHAKETCWNDVGHGNEGRSLRPKCDRCGKEGHSKDACWAKYPKQGGNDDGNQDGNYSCRVLGCFKCGDVGHFRKDFPRKNQARKGLHDRSS